A region of uncultured Desulfobacter sp. DNA encodes the following proteins:
- a CDS encoding Maf family protein has product MKTINKENIILASGSPRRKELMARAGIDFKIHVADVDESEVDPNMAPEEYVCLLSKIKAQAVAPIYPGAWTIGADTIVAVGNTILGKPAGHRQAVDMLTRLSGRDHSVLTAFTITRPSTNDMVTKAVNTRVRFKKLSTDEINWYAGTGEPYDKAGGYGIQGIGAFLVQEISGSYTNVVGLPVCELIKTLLSLGAISFKEAK; this is encoded by the coding sequence ATGAAAACCATAAACAAAGAAAATATTATCCTGGCCTCGGGTTCACCGCGCAGAAAAGAACTCATGGCCCGGGCAGGCATAGATTTCAAAATTCATGTGGCGGATGTTGACGAATCTGAAGTCGATCCGAACATGGCACCCGAAGAGTATGTCTGTTTATTGTCCAAAATCAAGGCCCAGGCCGTGGCTCCGATCTATCCCGGGGCCTGGACCATCGGAGCGGACACCATCGTGGCTGTGGGCAACACGATTTTAGGCAAACCAGCCGGACACCGGCAGGCCGTAGACATGTTAACCCGGCTCAGTGGCAGGGACCACAGCGTATTGACCGCTTTCACCATCACAAGGCCTAGTACCAATGATATGGTTACAAAGGCTGTAAACACCCGGGTGCGGTTCAAAAAACTGTCCACTGATGAGATCAACTGGTACGCAGGCACAGGCGAGCCCTATGACAAGGCCGGAGGATATGGGATCCAGGGGATCGGAGCCTTCCTGGTCCAGGAGATATCCGGATCGTATACCAATGTTGTGGGCCTGCCCGTATGTGAACTCATTAAAACCCTTTTGTCCTTGGGGGCCATCAGTTTCAAGGAAGCAAAATAG
- a CDS encoding type I restriction-modification system subunit M N-terminal domain-containing protein: MDLEEAAGDPDYHRFFIPDTARWQSIIEKTENIGEAIDEALAAIEEENTSL, encoded by the coding sequence TTGGACCTTGAAGAGGCCGCAGGCGACCCCGACTATCATCGTTTTTTCATCCCTGACACCGCCCGCTGGCAAAGTATCATTGAAAAGACCGAGAACATAGGGGAAGCCATTGATGAAGCCCTGGCCGCCATAGAAGAGGAAAATACCAGCCTCTAA
- a CDS encoding N-6 DNA methylase: MTAVHFGNKEVLRDAVLQRLLQHFNKYSLKNKDLYTPDLLGDAYEYLIKMFADDAGKKGGEFYTPKGVVRLIVQLIKPEQKNSVYDPACGSGGMLVEIARYIAEQGGKVGIVLPHGVLFRAGSEGKIRQGILKDDILETVVGLPSKLFYNTGIPASIFVVNKAKPEHLKNKVIFIDASQDFKEGKNQNRLEEEHVKKIVDAYDGGDEIDKYMRVVDMAEIKANDFNLNIARYIDTSEEEKPVDLVATLASIKEIEKQEEKIDAQLAGYLKELGL; this comes from the coding sequence ATGACGGCGGTTCACTTCGGGAACAAGGAAGTTTTAAGAGATGCCGTGCTCCAGCGTCTTCTCCAGCATTTCAACAAATATTCCCTGAAAAATAAGGACCTCTACACCCCGGACCTGTTGGGTGATGCCTACGAATACCTTATCAAGATGTTTGCCGATGATGCGGGTAAAAAGGGCGGCGAGTTTTATACGCCCAAGGGTGTTGTGCGCCTGATTGTTCAGTTGATAAAGCCCGAACAAAAGAACTCTGTGTATGACCCTGCGTGTGGTTCCGGCGGGATGCTCGTGGAAATTGCCCGGTACATCGCTGAACAGGGCGGCAAAGTTGGCATTGTGCTGCCCCATGGTGTTCTTTTTCGGGCGGGCTCGGAAGGCAAAATCCGTCAGGGTATCCTGAAAGATGACATCTTGGAAACGGTTGTGGGGCTGCCCTCGAAACTCTTTTACAACACGGGTATTCCAGCCTCCATCTTCGTGGTGAATAAAGCCAAACCCGAGCATTTGAAAAACAAGGTCATCTTCATTGATGCCAGCCAGGATTTCAAGGAAGGCAAGAACCAGAACCGCCTGGAAGAGGAACACGTCAAAAAGATTGTGGATGCCTATGATGGGGGTGATGAAATCGATAAATACATGCGCGTCGTGGACATGGCCGAAATCAAAGCCAACGACTTCAATCTCAACATCGCCAGATACATTGACACCAGCGAAGAGGAAAAGCCTGTGGATTTGGTGGCTACGCTTGCCAGTATCAAGGAAATAGAGAAACAGGAAGAAAAGATTGATGCTCAATTGGCTGGGTATTTGAAAGAGCTGGGGTTGTAG
- a CDS encoding RsmE family RNA methyltransferase gives MQKFLIGKEALTADKVVIHGQDAKHICKVLRLKPKDAVSMTDGHGTDFTGCIEKISPDLVEISIVSEKKSLTESPLDLTLCTAMLKHNKMDEIIKQITQLGVTRWIPFYCKRSIPLSDKKKEGKQIERWQTIARESLKQCRRSCLVEIMPAMDFEQVLAFSKECSHKIAFWEASDRPLAPPDTQGSHSAVVLIGPEGGFEEEEIRLAVESGFVSYSLGPRILRAETAAVCACGLVQYLLGDMGGC, from the coding sequence ATGCAGAAGTTTTTAATTGGCAAAGAGGCACTGACCGCTGATAAGGTCGTAATTCACGGTCAGGATGCAAAGCACATATGCAAGGTATTAAGGCTTAAACCCAAAGATGCCGTTTCCATGACCGACGGCCATGGTACGGACTTTACAGGTTGTATTGAGAAAATTTCTCCGGATTTGGTGGAGATTTCCATTGTAAGCGAAAAAAAGAGTCTCACGGAATCCCCTCTTGATCTGACCTTGTGCACGGCCATGCTTAAACACAATAAGATGGATGAGATCATCAAGCAGATTACCCAGCTCGGGGTCACCCGCTGGATTCCGTTTTATTGTAAAAGGTCCATTCCATTGTCAGATAAAAAGAAAGAAGGCAAACAGATTGAAAGATGGCAGACCATTGCCAGGGAGTCGTTGAAGCAATGCCGGCGGTCCTGTCTTGTTGAAATTATGCCGGCTATGGATTTTGAGCAGGTTCTGGCTTTTTCAAAAGAGTGCTCACACAAAATTGCCTTCTGGGAGGCCTCGGACCGTCCCCTTGCCCCACCGGATACCCAAGGCAGTCACAGTGCTGTTGTCCTGATCGGCCCGGAGGGCGGATTTGAAGAAGAAGAGATCCGGCTTGCTGTTGAATCCGGGTTTGTCAGCTACTCCCTGGGACCCAGGATTTTAAGGGCTGAAACAGCTGCGGTATGTGCCTGTGGGTTGGTTCAGTATCTTCTGGGTGATATGGGTGGGTGCTGA